A genomic stretch from Scatophagus argus isolate fScaArg1 chromosome 19, fScaArg1.pri, whole genome shotgun sequence includes:
- the tdrd6 gene encoding tudor domain-containing 6 isoform X3 translates to MSSVLGLPARGTDVTILITKVHLHPLCSLVEFWGKFSQERTADYERLANDIQSPGNTFQEFEGNPGDLCLVQIDGTWNRSRIVSRNGPKYTVFLIDKTVTHSTSASNLAQGKKKYFHLPPEVEYCVLANVLPLSPENRWSPMALEFLRSLSGKSVKAHVQDVLIAHRTFLLHIPCISKRMFEVGFAKWLSPNVFQDLYLMLLQSHIEVSPESRQISIGADEQLNNQEFFMYPELPAGIVETVIVMNVNDPQCIFCQLKVFSKDLEKLSEQIRQCCENSMTNCIVGPKMIGFPCAARGSDGRWYRSVLQQVFPISKVVEVLKVDYGTKEFVQVKNVRPLAAEFFRVPVVTYACSLYGITDKRAEWTSSQIDYLRTLVLYKTVIAKFEYQSTSEGVHYVTLYGDENTNINSLFVSKESCLLEWKKTLGDFAIQSTANLPQHPAQARTPYVEGKEDKGRVEKLPVEDLSLRSSHTAVVQYIRDPSEFWVRTQNYANELDKLDRIYHLCKDSVNKDVVRNPPVGLYCLAKAEDGVFYRATVVEVGETQIKVFFVDYGNTEVVDRSNIKNLPDDFRKLPCLAVKCTLAGIRPKDGRWSQNACEFFIKAVTDKTLNVRVIAKYDESYVVQLTDPKVKGEKDLSTLMWFSGLAERTETKRQPKAKMTMQPTILPTQPPHARLSGVYMNNEMSFQTPNTVGPASNRRRIPTFKELMFPIGSVFEVIVSHIESPNDFWCQLVQNAENLKFLMHNIQTHYASSEFQPLEEGACVARHPDNGIWYRALVIHKHEAPHVDVLFVDYGQKETVSLYDLRRISPEYLTLQGQAIRCSLLNHVDPTSVTNEWNAEAIGRFHSLVETAAFNFGILKCTIYAVMCSEQMTVFNIVDLETPFESISTSMVSLFKPPKKDNGPFFHLNTYYYSAHKIKLGTEEQVTVTSVNSVSQFYCQFQRNADMIKDLKIKVNSLCQQLENIKVPAVFGTLCFAKYTDGQWYRGEIKAMKPAILVHFVDYGDTVEVEKSNLLPVPREAADIISVPIQAIMCSLSGVPADVPSEVNRWFATSVTQCKFQALVVAREPNGKMQVELYHGKTQINSKLAKKFQIQMYADEMYSKVVCQVPRALETSANLTQKPRKAVPKQAREMKDHTQTIQNGVSAPKSAHHMKDADMNLQSALKPLHKKVKAPPLKLYEPPPQRQSFGRTPDAMANKAEGDYVHVEKLPKLADLPSRSITSGMKADVYVSHCKNPLSFYVQLVREEDELFSLVEKLNDPQSNPHTDDIKQVHPGDLVQAEWMCDYSWYRAVVREIDSNTMALVEFVDFGNTAVIPFSKIGRLDKDSLQFPMYSTCCMLSDAAALGKEEVLDPKVTSAFKEDVGANGEKVLKCHFIRQSGSMWEVSLEDNGVNVTCKVPSGCSADCSEKNERTAWSSDIRQVPEKSVPNSRSLLYKQQEFLEGQKFEVYVTTVNDTQTFWCQPAFSEELVKIISSLSEVGDAADQKPLDPGLLSPGSPCVALFSDNHLWYRAEVISKDENKVSVLFVDYGNISQVSVTDVREMPADLMEIPPQAFLCELEGCDASRGSWDSGVVDELSVLTADKVLQLTVTRLTKEEGKIKCFVQMKVEGRLINEALKTWWKNSTPENKPDAVGQTTSYKPPLLCDPAVKESAPRLDQLEYPDSEEMDNAVACICSEGKDAGELVDPQTGDEISGLTSCSTHSNNSEDYLQSSVESPEAERDQVLSECDMTTAPQMLRMTESLRESVSDEGVSIFGPDPLNSPLDENPNKDINESKISVTESESPPGEENTCMNFSDPKEQRDDSKFAFLEDNAPRNMTTVKMVPRGAFRPTIAKISEDLKQSDLMAEEETMAQHEVTDSALLADSGTAASEPHTCIAPSQDLGGEVEDLSCSVEEACLADVYTGMTPQWLLNKQHNNVPDLNEPGDDSEVTSAGANCLSIRTAAEMVQKEPLLSCRIPPHGQLIADMEDSEQLVYSSSKQTENFRNGVAKEEMSSCADDSFEAQLTKITPLSVISDGSADVVPVEQQPEE, encoded by the exons atgtcttcagtgCTGGGACTTCCTGCACGAGGAACAGATGTCACAATTCTCATAACCAAAGTCCACTTGCATCCCCTTTGTTCACTTGTGGAGTTCTGGGGAAAATTTAGCCAGGAGAGGACGGCAGATTATGAGCGCCTGGCCAATGACATTCAGTCTCCTGGAAACACATTTCAAGAATTTGAAGGAAATCCTGGTGACCTGTGCTTGGTTCAGATAGATGGTACTTGGAACAGGTCTCGCATTGTCTCAAGAAATGGTCCAAAATACACTGTGTTCCTCATTGACAAAACAGTGACACATAGCACCAGCGCAAGTAATCTAGCACAGGGTAAGAAGAAGTATTTCCACCTGCCACCCGAAGTGGAATATTGCGTGCTAGCTAATGTGTTACCACTCTCACCTGAGAACAGATGGTCTCCAATGGCTCTTGAATTTCTGAGATCTCTTTCTGGAAAGTCTGTAAAGGCACATGTGCAAGATGTACTGATAGCGCACAGAACATTTCTCCTGCACATCCCTTGTATATCCAAACGAATGTTCGAGGTTGGATTTGCCAAGTGGCTCTCTCCCAATGTGTTTCAGGACTTATATCTTATGTTACTGCAATCTCATATTGAAGTGTCTCCAGAGTCGCGGCAGATCTCCATAGGAGCAGATGAGCAGTTGAACAATCAAGAGTTCTTCATGTACCCAGAACTGCCAGCGGGAATTGTGGAGACTGTCATAGTCATGAATGTGAATGATCCACAGTGTATATTTTGCCAATTGAAGGTGTTTTCAAAAGACTTGGAGAAACTCTCAGAGCAAATCAGACAGTGCTGTGAGAACAGTATGACCAACTGCATTGTAGGTCCCAAAATGATTGGGTTTCCGTGTGCTGCAAGAGGAAGTGATGGCAGATGGTACCGCTCTGTTCTGCAACAGGTATTCCCAATCAGCAAAGTGGTGGAAGTGTTGAAAGTTGACTATGGAACCAAAGAGTTTGTTCAAGTGAAAAATGTAAGACCACTTGCTGCAGAGTTCTTCAGGGTGCCTGTTGTAACTTACGCCTGCTCCCTTTATGGTATCACTGACAAGAGAGCTGAATGGACAAGCAGCCAGATTGACTATCTCAGGACCCTTGTTTTGTACAAGACAGTGATTGCCAAATTTGAGTACCAGAGCACCTCTGAGGGTGTTCACTATGTCACGCTCTATggagatgaaaacacaaacataaacagtttgtttgtctCCAAGGAGAGCTGCTTGCTGgagtggaaaaaaacacttgGAGATTTTGCCATCCAGAGCACTGCAAACCTCCCCCAGCATCCAGCACAAGCAAGGACTCCTTATGTTGAGggaaaagaagacaaaggaagagTGGAGAAGTTGCCAGTTGAAGACCTCTCTCTCAGATCATCTCACACGGCAGTAGTTCAGTATATACGTGACCCATCAGAGTTTTGGGTCCGAACACAGAACTATGCAAATGAGTTAGATAAACTGGATCGTATCTACCATCTCTGCAAAGATTCAGTGAATAAAGATGTGGTCAGAAATCCACCTGTTGGCCTCTACTGTCTTGCCAAGGCAGAAGATGGTGTTTTCTACAGAGCAACTGTGGTTGAGGTTGGTGAGACACAAATCAAGGTGTTCTTTGTTGATTATGGGAACACTGAAGTGGTTGACAGGAGCAACATCAAGAACCTTCCTGATGATTTCAGAAAGCTTCCATGTCTTGCAGTGAAATGCACCCTGGCTGGTATCAGGCCAAAAGATGGGAGGTGGAGTCAAAATGCTTGTGAGTTTTTCATCAAAGCAGTCACAGATAAAACACTAAATGTACGTGTGATAGCAAAATACGATGAGAGCTATGTTGTCCAGCTAACAGATCCTAAAGTAAAGGGAGAAAAAGATCTTAGTACACTGATGTGGTTTTCTGGCCTTGCTGAAAGGactgagacaaagagacaaCCCAAAGCCAAAATGACCATGCAACCTACTATTCTCCCCACGCAACCTCCACATGCCAGACTCTCGGGTGTCTACATGAACAATGAAATGTCTTTCCAGACCCCAAATACAGTTGGCCCTGCCAGTAATCGAAGAAGGATTCCTACATTTAAGGAGCTCATGTTTCCCATCGGAAGTGTCTTTGAAGTCATTGTGTCCCACATTGAAAGCCCAAATGACTTCTGGTGCCAACtagtacaaaatgcagaaaacttGAAGTTTCTCATGCATAACATACAGACACATTATGCAAGCAGTGAGTTTCAGCCTCTTGAAGAAGGAGCTTGTGTAGCTCGCCATCCTGATAATGGAATATGGTACAGGGCCCTTGTAATTCACAAACATGAAGCGCCTCATgttgatgtgttgtttgttgacTACGGCCAGAAGGAGACAGTCTCCCTCTATGACCTGCGGAGGATCAGCCCTGAATACCTCACTCTGCAGGGACAAGCTATTCGGTGCAGTCTGTTAAACCATGTTGACCCCACATCTGTCACAAATGAGTGGAATGCAGAAGCAATAGGAAGGTTCCACAGCCTTGTGGAAACTGCTGCATTCAACTTTGGGATTTTGAAGTGCACCATATATGCTGTAATGTGCAGTGAGCAAATGACTGTTTTCAACATTGTGGATCTAGAAACTCCCTTTGAGAGCATCTCCACCAGTATGGTCAGTCTGTTCAAACCTCCTAAGAAAGACAATGGGCCATTTTTCCATCTGAACACATACTATTACTCGGCACACAAGATCAAACTTGGAACAGAGGAACAGGTCACAGTAACAAGTGTGaacagtgtcagtcagttctACTGCCAGTTCCAAAGGAATGCTGATATGATAAAAGATCTCAAGATCAAAGTGAACAGTCTCTGCCAACAGTTGGAGAATATAAAGGTCCCGGCAGTCTTTGGAACTTTGTGTTTTGCGAAGTACACAGATGGGCAGTGGTACAGGGGAGAGATCAAGGCCATGAAGCCAGCCATTCTGGTTCACTTTGTGGATTATGGTGACACTGTTGAGGTGGAAAAGTCTAACTTGCTTCCAGTTCCCAGAGAGGCTGCTGACATAATTTCTGTGCCTATACAAGCAATTATGTGTAGCCTCTCTGGTGTCCCTGCCGATGTTCCCAGTGAGGTGAACAGGTGGTTTGCGACAAGTGTGACACAGTGTAAATTTCAAGCACTTGTAGTGGCTCGAGAACCTAATGGGAAAATGCAGGTTGAGCTGTATCATGGTAAAACTCAGATTAATTCGAAGCTTGCGAAGAAGTTTCAGATTCAAATGTACGCAGATGAGATGTACAGCAAGGTTGTGTGCCAAGTTCCGAGAGCACTTGAGACTTCAGCAAATCTTACACAAAAACCTCGAAAAGCTGTCCCAAAACAAGCTAGAGAAATGAAAGATCACACTCAAACCATTCAGAACGGTGTCTCCGCCCCAAAATCAGCACATCACATGAAAGATGCCGACATGAATCTGCAGTCTGCACTGAAGCCTTTGCACAAGAAGGTCAAAGCTCCTCCGTTAAAGCTGTACGAACCCCCACCCCAAAGACAGTCTTTTGGAAGGACACCAGATGCTATGGCAAATAAGGCAGAAGGTGATTATGTTCATGTTGAAAAACTCCCTAAACTTGCAGACCTGCCCTCAAGATCTATCACATCTGGTATGAAAGCAGATGTTTATGTCTCTCACTGCAAAAACCCCTTGAGTTTCTACGTCCAACTTgtcagagaagaagatgaacTATTCTCCCTTGTTGAAAAGCTCAATGACCCACAATCCAACCCCCACACCGATGACATCAAACAGGTGCATCCAGGTGACCTTGTTCAAGCAGAGTGGATGTGTGATTACTCATGGTACAGAGCAGTTGTAAGAGAAATCGACAGTAACACAATGGCTCTTGTTGAGTTTGTTGATTTTGGAAATACAGCGGTGATACCATTTTCCAAGATAGGCAGACTTGATAAAGATTCCTTGCAATTTCCTATGTACAGCACATGCTGTATGCTGAGTGATGCTGCAGCTCTTGGAAAGGAGGAAGTGCTTGATCCAAAAGTGACATCAGCTTTTAAAGAAGACGTCGGTGCTAATGGAGAAAAGGTGCTCAAGTGCCACTTTATCAGGCAGTCGGGATCCATGTGGGAAGTCAGTCTTGAAGACAATGGAGTGAATGTCACGTGTAAAGTACCTTCTGGATGTTCAGCTGATtgctctgaaaaaaatgaacgAACTGCCTGGTCCTCTGACATTAGGCAAGTCCCAGAGAAATCTGTACCGAACTCCCGTTCTCTGCTGTACAAGCAACAAGAGTTTTTAGAGGGACAAAAGTTTGAGGTCTATGTTACAACTGTAAATGATACTCAGACGTTTTGGTGTCAGCCTGCATTCTCAGAAGAGCTTGTGAAAATCATATCAAGTCTCTCAGAAGTTGGGGATGCAGCCGATCAAAAACCACTTGACCCAGGCTTGCTCTCCCCTGGCAGCCCATGTGTCGCTCTTTTTTCAGACAATCATCTTTGGTACCGCGCAGAGGTCATcagcaaagatgaaaacaaggtttctgttttatttgtagaCTACGGAAACATATCCCAAGTCAGTGTTACCGATGTGAGGGAAATGCCCGCTGACCTGATGGAAATCCCTCCACAGGCGTTTTTGTGCGAACTTGAAGGCTGTGATGCTTCACGGGGATCCTGGGACAGCGGTGTAGTAGATGAGTTGTCAGTGCTTACGGCAGACAAAGTGTTACAGCTGACTGTCACTAGACtaacaaaagaagaaggaaaaatcAAATGCTTTGTGCAGATGAAAGTTGAGGGCAGGTTGATAAATGAGGCACTGAAAACCTGGTGGAAGAACTCCACGCCAGAAAACAAACCTGATGCAGTTGGACAAACCACTTCTTACAAACCACCACTGCTATGTGACCCAGCTGTGAAAGAGAGTGCACCTCGTCTGGATCAACTTGAGTATCCTGACAGTGAAGAAATGGATAATGCTGTTGCTTGCATTTGCAGTGAAGGGAAGGATGCTGGTGAGCTTGTAGACCCTCAAACAGGAGATGAAATTTCAGGACTAACAAGTTGTTCAACGCACAGTAACAACTCTGAAGATTATCTTCAGTCCTCTGTGGAGTCCCCAGAAGCAGAGAGGGACCAGGTTTTATCAGAATGTGATATGACCACTGCACCTCAAATGCTGAGAATGACAGAGAGCCTGAGGGAATCTGTTTCCGATGAAGGGGTGAGCATTTTTGGCCCAGATCCCTTAAATTCTCCGTTGGATGAGAACCCTAACAAGGACATAAATGAGTCCAAGATATCAGTGACTGAGTCAGAGTCTCCGCCCGGAGAGGAGAATACCTGCATGAATTTTTCTG ATCcaaaagagcagagagatgaCAGCAAGTTTGCCTTTTTGGAGGATAATGCTCCTCGCAATATGACAACAGTGAAAATG GTTCCTCGTGGAGCTTTTCGTCCCACAATTGCTAAGATTTCTGAAGACTTAAAGCAG agtgACTTGATGGCTGAAGAGGAGACCATGGCTCAACATGAGGTTACAGATTCAG CCTTGCTTGCTGATTCTGGCACAGCAGCCAGTGAGCCACACACCTGCATAGCCCCCTCTCAGGACTTG GGTGGTGAGGTTGAAGATTTGAGCTGTTCTGTTGAAGAGGCCTGTTTGGCAGATGTCTACACAGGTATGACACCTCAGTGGCTACTGAATAAACAGCACAACAATGTTCCAG ATCTGAATGAGCCAGGTGATGACAGTGAAGTCACCAGTGCAGGAGCTAACTGTCTCAGCATTAGGACAGCAGCGGAAATG gtCCAAAAGGAGCCACTGCTTTCTTGTAGGATACCTCCTCATGGACAATTAATTG CTGACATGGAGGACAGTGAGCAGCTTGTGTACTCCTCCTCCAAACAAACAGAG AATTTTAGAAATGGTGTGGCCAAGGAGGAAATGTCATCCTGTGCTGATGACAGTTTTG AGGCTCAGCTGACAAAGATAACTCCTCTCTCTGTGATCAGTGATGGTTCAGCTGATGTTGTGCCTGTTGAGCAGCAGCCAGAGGAGTAA